One genomic region from Metallosphaera tengchongensis encodes:
- a CDS encoding type IA DNA topoisomerase, producing MVITEKPSVALDIARALGKVERKQGYLIAGGYYITWTYGHILEIGEIAPKRWDLKDLPIFPEKFTYDVVSGKQTQLSIIKKLLERAEVVVNCGDAGREGELIVREVLEYLNYGGKVLRLWTSEALTREVVLREFRELKPSNLFDSLYYSALARQNGDWIVGINLTRLITLKAGGGEVWSVGRVQTPTLSMIVKRDMEIESFKPTTYYVILGSFSGMEGTLIRDGTEARLTKEEADLTLSKLKMEKEGVVKKVEIERKEERPPLLHSLTSLQREANVLYGFSAKKTLDLAQSLYEEWKLISYPRTDARYLGESNKGLAKDVLRKLGREDLIPKVDKVGKRVFDSSKLTDHHAIIPLDKAPTNLPQPEKKIYDLVLRKFIGAFMDNYLYDTQKVFIGLGSEVFLCQGKKNLQLGWMELYPHQDSPLTHLKEGERLIKDWVKSEERKTKPPPRFTESILLKEMERLGLGTPATRAGIIETLLERSYVERRGKSLISTEKGRELISKLGDSKVTSPEMTSEWERELEDIYVGKKGEEGYRSFIEKIKEFTAEEVRRLSKVELNVEPRAPPDMIRLARVVSKDLGVKLESTSMDYVRNFLDKYLPQTKILCKCGGEVYGFSKGWKCKSCGTVVWRQILGKRISFNQARGLFQGKELKMSGFRSKSGRRFSAIVYLDEGSVKFKFEE from the coding sequence GTGGTAATAACAGAGAAGCCAAGTGTGGCCCTAGATATAGCTAGGGCCCTCGGTAAGGTAGAGAGGAAGCAGGGTTACTTGATAGCAGGAGGGTACTACATCACGTGGACCTACGGTCACATCCTAGAGATCGGGGAGATCGCTCCAAAGAGATGGGACTTGAAGGACCTCCCCATATTCCCAGAGAAGTTCACCTACGATGTCGTGTCCGGAAAGCAGACGCAGCTCTCCATAATTAAGAAACTATTGGAGAGGGCTGAAGTGGTAGTTAATTGCGGGGATGCTGGGAGGGAGGGTGAGCTAATAGTCAGGGAGGTCCTTGAATACCTGAACTATGGGGGTAAGGTTCTAAGGCTGTGGACCTCTGAGGCCCTAACAAGGGAGGTTGTCCTGAGGGAATTCAGGGAGCTGAAACCCTCTAACCTTTTCGACAGTCTATACTATAGCGCCTTGGCTAGACAAAACGGCGACTGGATAGTTGGTATAAACCTCACTAGGTTGATAACTCTAAAGGCGGGTGGAGGGGAAGTATGGAGCGTCGGAAGGGTTCAGACCCCTACGCTCTCCATGATAGTCAAAAGGGACATGGAGATAGAGAGCTTCAAACCGACCACCTATTACGTCATTCTTGGGAGCTTCTCAGGGATGGAAGGAACGTTGATCAGGGATGGGACTGAGGCCAGATTAACCAAGGAGGAAGCTGACCTCACACTATCTAAGTTGAAGATGGAGAAAGAGGGGGTGGTTAAGAAAGTTGAGATAGAAAGAAAAGAGGAAAGGCCTCCTCTACTTCACTCACTGACCTCTCTGCAAAGGGAGGCCAACGTGTTGTACGGTTTCTCAGCCAAGAAGACTCTAGACCTAGCCCAATCCCTATATGAGGAATGGAAGCTGATAAGCTACCCTAGAACAGACGCCAGATACCTGGGTGAGAGCAATAAAGGCCTTGCGAAGGATGTTCTGAGGAAACTGGGAAGGGAGGACTTGATCCCCAAGGTGGATAAGGTGGGGAAGAGGGTCTTTGACTCCAGTAAGCTCACTGATCACCATGCCATAATTCCCTTGGACAAGGCCCCAACCAACCTACCCCAACCTGAGAAGAAGATTTACGACCTAGTCCTAAGGAAGTTCATTGGGGCCTTCATGGATAACTACCTTTATGATACCCAGAAGGTTTTCATAGGGTTGGGATCTGAGGTCTTTCTATGCCAAGGGAAGAAGAACCTCCAACTTGGTTGGATGGAGCTCTATCCTCATCAGGATAGCCCTCTTACACACCTAAAGGAAGGGGAGAGGTTGATCAAGGACTGGGTAAAGTCAGAGGAGAGGAAGACCAAACCCCCTCCAAGGTTCACCGAGTCCATCCTCCTAAAGGAGATGGAGAGGTTAGGACTCGGGACTCCTGCTACCAGGGCTGGGATTATTGAGACCCTCTTGGAGAGGAGCTATGTGGAGAGAAGAGGTAAATCCTTGATATCAACGGAGAAGGGAAGGGAGCTAATCTCTAAACTCGGGGACAGCAAGGTCACCAGTCCGGAGATGACCTCAGAGTGGGAGAGGGAACTTGAGGACATTTACGTAGGGAAAAAGGGAGAGGAAGGCTACAGATCGTTCATAGAGAAGATAAAGGAGTTCACCGCTGAGGAAGTCAGGAGGTTGTCCAAGGTGGAGCTAAATGTAGAACCAAGAGCACCCCCAGACATGATCAGACTTGCCAGGGTAGTTTCCAAGGACCTTGGGGTCAAACTGGAAAGTACCTCGATGGACTACGTGAGGAATTTCCTTGACAAATATCTGCCCCAGACCAAGATACTCTGCAAGTGTGGAGGGGAAGTGTACGGATTCAGCAAGGGGTGGAAGTGTAAGAGTTGCGGGACCGTGGTCTGGAGACAGATTCTGGGTAAGAGGATTTCCTTCAATCAAGCAAGGGGTCTCTTCCAGGGCAAGGAGTTGAAAATGAGCGGTTTCAGGTCAAAGAGTGGAAGGAGGTTCAGCGCCATAGTTTACCTTGATGAAGGGAGCGTCAAGTTCAAGTTCGAGGAATAA
- a CDS encoding LOG family protein, whose translation MQIAIAALGSEPSPELEEKARRFVRTLTKCSNQTFILGGYWGLMRTVTDEALSLGNKVVAVIPEGTEHVIMPNEVIRIDSGCDPRCRSVIIARSGDIMVSLGGEAGTMTEILMAYAMGKTVYVLTGTGQSSDRLNVAFPDKIDQRGLGEVIYVDEPEKIGAAICKRYYGKDL comes from the coding sequence ATGCAAATTGCTATTGCTGCCCTGGGATCCGAGCCCTCCCCAGAATTGGAGGAGAAGGCACGAAGGTTCGTCAGGACCTTAACCAAGTGCAGTAACCAGACATTTATTTTAGGTGGGTACTGGGGACTAATGAGGACGGTCACGGACGAGGCTCTTTCCCTTGGAAATAAAGTGGTAGCAGTAATCCCTGAGGGTACTGAGCACGTTATAATGCCAAACGAGGTAATTAGGATAGACTCCGGCTGTGACCCTAGGTGTAGATCAGTGATTATCGCTAGGTCTGGGGACATCATGGTAAGCCTGGGGGGCGAAGCCGGCACAATGACTGAGATACTGATGGCATACGCCATGGGTAAGACAGTTTACGTCTTAACTGGCACTGGACAGAGTAGCGATAGGTTGAACGTGGCGTTCCCTGACAAAATTGACCAGAGAGGTTTGGGGGAAGTTATTTACGTCGACGAACCAGAGAAAATAGGAGCAGCGATCTGTAAGAGGTACTACGGAAAGGACCTTTAA
- a CDS encoding winged helix-turn-helix transcriptional regulator gives MDDVNKKIVLYLMKDYRYSQRKIAKELNISPPAVNYRVERMTKEGIIKKVSLYVNPNFYGKYHGYASFSNRKEWKGEYVFKVKCIEDVNVYEIEGDTLEDIKGKINEMSSALGEPRMVYIPEQHPYSPSSFDLRLLSVLKENPVMTPVEISERMKVSSKTVRRHLRYLYKKEFIRLVPIVDINKSNVVMYAVFTKNVEVAKKFFENVNFREISDKNGGIFVNIGNSIQEVSDKVKKFREYDPDADLMIAESYDVA, from the coding sequence ATGGATGATGTAAATAAAAAAATAGTTTTGTACCTGATGAAGGACTACAGGTACTCCCAAAGGAAGATAGCCAAGGAGCTGAACATCTCTCCTCCTGCGGTCAACTACAGAGTAGAGAGAATGACCAAGGAGGGAATTATAAAGAAAGTATCCCTCTACGTTAACCCCAATTTCTACGGAAAGTACCACGGATACGCTTCCTTCTCCAACAGGAAGGAGTGGAAAGGAGAGTACGTGTTTAAGGTGAAGTGCATTGAGGACGTTAACGTGTATGAGATTGAAGGAGATACTTTGGAGGACATAAAGGGAAAGATAAACGAAATGTCCTCAGCCCTAGGCGAGCCCAGGATGGTATACATCCCTGAACAACATCCCTATAGTCCTTCCTCCTTCGACCTCAGGTTGCTCTCAGTCCTCAAGGAGAACCCAGTTATGACTCCAGTTGAGATAAGCGAGAGAATGAAGGTCTCATCCAAGACCGTGAGGAGACACCTGAGGTATCTTTACAAGAAAGAGTTCATCAGACTTGTCCCCATAGTGGACATCAACAAGAGTAACGTTGTGATGTACGCAGTGTTTACCAAGAATGTGGAAGTGGCCAAGAAGTTCTTCGAGAACGTTAACTTCAGGGAGATCTCTGACAAAAACGGAGGAATCTTCGTAAACATTGGAAATTCCATTCAGGAGGTTTCAGACAAAGTCAAGAAGTTCAGGGAGTATGACCCAGATGCCGACCTCATGATAGCCGAGTCTTACGACGTAGCCTGA
- a CDS encoding 3-isopropylmalate dehydratase large subunit yields MTGTLTEKILSRASGKTVSPGDVIEAKTDIVAFHDLTGYHVIEVMEKANMVKVFDKSKIVVAFDHLAPPPDVRSAEIQGNIRKFVKDVRLPNFHDINVGILHELLIEKYALPGQVIVAADSHTTTSGAVGAFAQGMGASDVAAAVITGKTWLVVPQPFKVQLKGSPGKWINGKDVALELLGKFKADYFNGMSIEVHVDNPKAFPTDYRATVSNMGIEMNADALMFVPDSETKDYIKTMRGVEAELMTPDQGARYTDEYTIELNKLEPLVAAPYSVDNVKTAREESKVPVDQVYIGSCTNGRISDFRMAAEILKGKKVKARCIAIPSSYEMFKQAMELGYIETLVNAGCIVTYGTCGPCLGGHFGVAGPGEVIVSTSSRNFRGRMGSNEAKVYLSGPSVAAASAATGYITDPRDLQ; encoded by the coding sequence ATGACAGGTACATTAACTGAGAAAATACTTTCAAGGGCCTCGGGGAAAACAGTCTCCCCTGGAGACGTTATAGAGGCTAAGACGGACATAGTCGCCTTCCATGACTTAACCGGTTACCACGTCATAGAGGTCATGGAAAAGGCTAATATGGTGAAAGTTTTTGACAAGAGTAAAATAGTAGTTGCCTTTGATCATCTAGCTCCTCCACCTGACGTTAGGAGCGCCGAGATTCAGGGCAACATAAGGAAGTTCGTGAAGGACGTTAGGCTACCAAACTTCCACGATATCAACGTAGGGATACTCCACGAGTTGTTGATTGAGAAGTATGCCCTACCCGGGCAGGTTATAGTGGCAGCAGATAGTCATACTACAACCTCGGGAGCAGTTGGGGCTTTTGCCCAGGGGATGGGCGCGAGTGATGTGGCAGCAGCGGTAATCACAGGGAAGACCTGGTTGGTAGTTCCGCAACCCTTTAAGGTCCAGCTGAAAGGTTCACCTGGGAAGTGGATAAACGGTAAGGATGTAGCCCTAGAGCTCCTGGGTAAGTTTAAGGCCGACTATTTCAACGGAATGTCCATCGAAGTTCATGTGGATAACCCGAAGGCGTTTCCGACGGACTACAGGGCCACCGTCTCTAACATGGGCATAGAGATGAACGCGGACGCCCTGATGTTTGTCCCGGACTCAGAGACGAAGGATTACATAAAGACCATGAGGGGGGTGGAGGCTGAACTGATGACTCCGGATCAAGGAGCGAGATATACAGATGAGTACACAATTGAGCTGAACAAACTAGAACCCCTCGTCGCAGCCCCTTACAGCGTAGATAACGTGAAGACTGCTAGGGAAGAAAGTAAGGTACCAGTGGACCAGGTGTATATAGGTTCCTGCACCAATGGTAGGATCTCCGACTTCAGAATGGCAGCAGAGATACTCAAGGGTAAAAAGGTCAAGGCGAGGTGCATAGCTATACCTTCCTCCTATGAGATGTTCAAGCAGGCTATGGAACTGGGATATATAGAGACGCTAGTCAATGCTGGGTGCATTGTAACTTACGGTACCTGCGGCCCCTGCTTGGGCGGGCATTTTGGTGTTGCCGGTCCAGGCGAGGTAATAGTTTCTACAAGTTCCAGGAATTTCAGGGGAAGGATGGGAAGCAATGAGGCAAAGGTCTACCTATCCGGACCCAGTGTGGCAGCTGCCTCAGCCGCAACTGGGTATATAACAGACCCGAGGGATCTACAATGA
- a CDS encoding MFS transporter, with product MRRRLYLLTGFVAMLFNSTLQYSWNAYEPLLIKGFNATPSRVEIAFALFVLFSTSFQVFSGRFADIYGPKSVGVAGSVCLSIGLILGSLSPNLTTFYLAWTLGSVGEGIVYGVSLNLALKWYQERRGLASGLVSMGFGLGGAIANPFIEASGNFRLPMGVIGTLALTLVVLFSLSSYPKGQVGVSPGKVLKEPRFWTIYLSFTFASIPLLVFSASLTQIASYLNSLYYTLITVVFPIVSGTGRPLLGYLTDKLGRLRGIDVVNFSLLLATVFAVFGYAEKSPTYLIGSAVAIGIFGGSSYTLYSALVGDIYGPKYSTLNTSILYTGKIISGVLGSFAFSTLFEFSPKLGLLFLLGSSITSILVLMLLHFNIDVRSR from the coding sequence ATGAGGAGAAGGCTCTATCTATTGACCGGGTTTGTAGCTATGCTCTTCAACTCCACGTTACAATATTCATGGAACGCTTATGAGCCATTACTAATTAAAGGGTTTAACGCTACCCCGTCTAGGGTGGAGATAGCCTTTGCCCTATTTGTACTGTTCTCTACATCCTTTCAGGTCTTCAGCGGGAGATTCGCCGACATTTACGGACCCAAATCCGTTGGGGTTGCAGGCTCAGTCTGCTTATCAATAGGCTTGATTTTAGGATCTCTATCCCCCAATCTAACCACCTTTTATTTGGCTTGGACTCTTGGAAGTGTTGGCGAGGGCATAGTTTACGGCGTTTCACTTAACCTGGCGTTAAAGTGGTATCAGGAAAGACGTGGTCTGGCGTCAGGCCTAGTCTCCATGGGCTTCGGGTTAGGTGGAGCCATCGCCAACCCATTCATTGAGGCCTCAGGAAACTTCAGACTTCCAATGGGTGTGATCGGAACGCTGGCCCTAACCCTAGTGGTTCTTTTCTCCCTTTCCTCCTATCCCAAGGGTCAGGTAGGTGTTTCGCCTGGAAAGGTCTTAAAGGAACCAAGGTTCTGGACTATCTACTTATCCTTCACTTTCGCCTCCATTCCATTACTAGTCTTCTCAGCCTCCTTAACCCAAATTGCAAGTTATCTGAACTCCCTCTATTACACGTTGATAACCGTGGTCTTTCCAATAGTAAGCGGTACTGGAAGACCTCTCCTGGGGTACCTTACGGATAAGCTGGGAAGGCTGAGAGGCATAGATGTTGTTAACTTTTCCCTCCTTTTAGCTACTGTGTTTGCAGTGTTTGGTTACGCGGAAAAGAGTCCAACATATCTGATAGGGAGCGCTGTGGCCATAGGAATATTCGGCGGTTCCTCCTACACTCTCTACTCAGCCCTTGTGGGAGACATTTACGGACCTAAGTATTCGACCTTAAACACCTCAATCCTCTACACAGGAAAGATAATATCAGGGGTTTTGGGCAGCTTTGCCTTTTCCACGCTCTTTGAATTCTCACCTAAGCTAGGGCTGCTCTTCCTCTTAGGTTCTTCCATTACATCCATTCTTGTGCTAATGTTGTTGCACTTTAACATCGACGTCAGATCAAGATAG
- a CDS encoding MFS transporter: protein MRRSTVLFVLVLGTMMAAIDSTVVLLALPTITTDLKTNLDLSIWTILIYLLVVAVMTTQLGRIGDILGRSRMYNLGFAIFTIGSALCGVSASIEALVAFRGVQAFGASMLQANSGAIIADTFPSNERGRAYGYTSIGWNVGATLGIVVGGVLTTLVGWRYIFFINLPIGAVAIALGLKYIKDVERVKAGSLDVVGMSLLLAGLSMITYGASDVAGRGINLLNGGLIIGGVIVVALMLMYETRVKNPILDLRAFTNRVLAFSVLASFFQSTGYLSVVFVVIMYLQGIRGLSPLNASLLLVPGYVVASSLGPFAGRLSDKIGARIPATLGIAMMMGAILIYLGLTVNTPLYVIILASVVGGLGSALFYPANNSAVMANAKKGFYGGASGLLRTLANLGTLTSYVLTITVASLSIPRYVAFEVFLGTSDLLGGVAQSFLVGIKSALVIALVVLAVGMALSAFRGKEERVKVETSNQKGTNQRA from the coding sequence ATGAGAAGGAGTACAGTCCTTTTCGTACTAGTTCTAGGAACAATGATGGCGGCGATCGACTCTACTGTTGTCCTACTTGCCCTTCCTACGATTACAACTGACCTTAAAACAAATCTTGACCTGTCCATCTGGACCATTCTGATATACCTCCTAGTCGTGGCCGTGATGACCACCCAGTTGGGTAGGATAGGAGATATCTTGGGGAGGTCGAGGATGTATAACTTGGGGTTTGCAATTTTTACGATCGGTTCAGCACTATGTGGCGTTTCCGCCTCGATTGAAGCCTTGGTGGCCTTTAGGGGTGTGCAGGCGTTCGGTGCATCAATGCTCCAGGCCAACTCAGGGGCAATAATTGCAGATACCTTCCCCTCAAACGAGAGGGGGAGAGCTTACGGTTACACTTCCATAGGCTGGAACGTAGGTGCGACCCTAGGGATAGTGGTCGGAGGTGTTCTCACCACTCTGGTGGGGTGGAGGTACATCTTCTTTATAAATCTCCCAATAGGTGCAGTGGCAATAGCTCTAGGCCTCAAATATATTAAGGACGTGGAGAGAGTTAAGGCAGGATCTCTTGACGTCGTTGGCATGTCGCTTTTACTAGCTGGGCTATCCATGATAACTTATGGAGCGTCGGACGTTGCAGGAAGGGGAATTAACCTGCTCAATGGTGGTCTAATAATAGGAGGGGTAATTGTAGTTGCTCTGATGTTGATGTACGAGACTAGGGTTAAGAACCCCATACTCGACCTTAGGGCTTTCACCAATAGGGTTTTAGCCTTTTCGGTATTGGCCTCGTTCTTCCAAAGTACAGGTTACCTATCTGTGGTGTTCGTTGTGATAATGTATCTTCAAGGTATAAGGGGGTTGAGCCCACTGAACGCCTCACTACTGCTTGTTCCAGGGTACGTGGTCGCTAGCTCTCTGGGTCCCTTTGCAGGCAGACTATCCGATAAGATAGGGGCAAGGATACCGGCTACCCTAGGAATTGCCATGATGATGGGGGCCATATTAATCTACCTTGGGTTGACTGTTAACACCCCTCTTTACGTAATTATCCTAGCCTCTGTTGTTGGAGGGCTTGGATCTGCGCTGTTTTACCCAGCCAACAACAGCGCAGTCATGGCAAACGCGAAGAAGGGGTTTTACGGCGGTGCAAGCGGTCTCCTGAGGACCTTGGCTAACCTAGGAACTCTGACCAGTTACGTGCTCACCATCACAGTAGCCTCTCTATCAATTCCCAGATACGTCGCTTTTGAGGTATTCTTGGGGACGAGTGATCTTTTGGGAGGGGTAGCCCAGTCCTTCCTTGTTGGAATTAAGTCGGCTCTGGTCATAGCGCTGGTAGTCCTGGCAGTGGGCATGGCACTCTCAGCATTCAGAGGTAAAGAGGAGAGAGTCAAGGTCGAAACTTCCAATCAAAAAGGAACAAACCAAAGGGCTTAA
- a CDS encoding zf-TFIIB domain-containing protein, with protein sequence MARRTCPSCKQVVEENLKREGNVVIKSCPKCGHVFVSYEKGKGYISTSTNS encoded by the coding sequence ATGGCAAGAAGAACTTGCCCGTCCTGTAAGCAGGTAGTTGAGGAGAACCTAAAGAGAGAAGGGAACGTGGTGATCAAGTCTTGCCCCAAGTGCGGACATGTGTTTGTGTCCTACGAAAAAGGTAAGGGGTACATATCAACATCAACCAATAGTTAA
- a CDS encoding serine/threonine-protein kinase: MSYAFAYNDKCYLFADGNLREINEKVKVKDDVIGYLVSTEKDKIKFTKVPVLDCTKSDFSGVLKAIIKEPSLALFESQDAACILPNPRDKLVIGASYDIVNGKVFLRGDKASILSEMDDYQVIKFAVERYKDPEVLRQAILHLSRLNRCEDAVSLFSKLDEKYPEESLAAAECLERLGKELEALRIYSYFSEEKYRELELKLISKANSLIADFEKTGNPKLLYESLSVLPTYDVPAIKLGFYYLKKNKVQDAINMFEEALKRNKSFQNLVILGSTLLEAGENKRALEVLDEAQKIRRTAPLAYLRGLTFLSLNSTPNAMREFAYACREGLVEACSKVTPTERNGNEFDPESWIGYVLYGYEIRDVLGKGGMGYVLLAEKNTRKFAMKVMKREYKMDEFLYEVAKMQEISRGSRYMVRILANFIDENWTDYYSSPPAIVMEFMEGGDLRRILAEEEYSSLRHSVRWTRIVGLIYSRVAEALVHIHKQGYVHADVKPSNILFNRPLSRYGEEAENQLLNEEVVPKLSDFGSAIRTGFPVIHYTPYYAHPSQRFGGRAETYMDVYSFTVSLYVTLTNNFPFPEWLEREMEEAISSPEKRQSALNDFYNVEPRMDYVPPEYREIILSGIRGETTLEQMRRELIYLVKNEYNLPFKESALL, encoded by the coding sequence GTGAGCTACGCTTTCGCCTACAATGATAAATGTTACCTCTTTGCTGACGGGAACCTCAGGGAAATAAATGAAAAAGTCAAGGTTAAGGACGATGTAATAGGGTATCTTGTCTCCACAGAGAAGGATAAGATAAAGTTCACTAAGGTCCCCGTTCTGGACTGCACCAAGAGTGACTTCTCAGGAGTCCTCAAGGCTATAATCAAGGAACCCTCCCTGGCGCTATTCGAGTCACAGGACGCAGCCTGCATCCTCCCAAACCCAAGGGACAAGTTAGTGATAGGTGCGTCTTACGACATAGTTAACGGGAAGGTGTTCTTGAGGGGAGATAAGGCCTCAATCTTGAGTGAGATGGACGACTACCAGGTAATAAAGTTCGCCGTGGAGAGGTATAAGGATCCCGAGGTGCTCAGGCAGGCTATCCTACACCTATCTAGATTAAACAGGTGTGAAGACGCTGTTTCCCTCTTCTCCAAGCTCGATGAGAAGTACCCTGAGGAGTCCCTAGCTGCTGCTGAGTGCTTAGAAAGGCTTGGAAAGGAATTGGAGGCGTTAAGGATATACTCCTATTTCTCTGAGGAGAAGTATAGAGAACTGGAACTCAAGTTGATATCAAAGGCCAACTCCCTCATCGCAGACTTCGAGAAGACCGGGAACCCAAAGCTCCTATACGAATCTCTCTCCGTATTACCAACATATGACGTACCCGCGATTAAGCTAGGTTTCTATTATTTAAAAAAGAATAAGGTTCAGGACGCAATAAACATGTTCGAGGAAGCTCTAAAGAGGAACAAGAGCTTTCAAAACCTGGTAATCCTTGGTTCTACCCTTCTAGAGGCTGGAGAAAACAAGAGGGCCTTGGAGGTATTGGACGAGGCCCAGAAGATAAGGAGAACCGCCCCCTTGGCTTACCTGAGAGGGTTGACCTTCCTTTCCTTAAACTCAACTCCTAATGCCATGAGGGAGTTCGCCTATGCCTGTAGGGAGGGGTTAGTTGAAGCCTGCTCTAAAGTGACGCCCACGGAGAGGAACGGGAATGAATTCGATCCAGAGTCGTGGATAGGGTACGTGCTTTACGGTTACGAGATTAGGGACGTCCTCGGAAAAGGTGGTATGGGCTACGTCCTTCTCGCGGAGAAGAACACTAGGAAGTTCGCCATGAAGGTGATGAAGAGGGAGTACAAGATGGACGAATTCCTTTACGAGGTCGCTAAGATGCAGGAAATCTCAAGGGGCTCGAGGTACATGGTCAGGATACTTGCTAACTTCATTGACGAGAATTGGACCGACTACTACAGTTCACCTCCAGCCATAGTGATGGAGTTCATGGAGGGAGGAGATCTAAGACGAATTTTGGCCGAGGAGGAGTACTCCTCACTAAGGCATTCAGTGAGGTGGACCAGGATAGTTGGGTTAATTTATTCTAGGGTTGCAGAAGCCCTAGTGCACATTCACAAACAGGGTTACGTCCACGCTGACGTAAAGCCATCCAACATACTGTTCAATAGACCCCTATCTAGGTACGGTGAAGAGGCTGAAAACCAGCTACTCAACGAGGAGGTCGTTCCAAAACTATCGGATTTCGGGAGCGCCATCAGGACGGGATTTCCTGTGATCCATTACACCCCTTACTACGCTCATCCCTCACAAAGGTTTGGAGGCAGGGCGGAGACCTATATGGACGTGTATTCCTTCACTGTGTCCCTTTACGTGACATTAACCAATAACTTCCCGTTCCCGGAGTGGTTGGAGAGGGAGATGGAGGAAGCCATTTCCTCCCCGGAGAAGAGGCAGTCCGCGCTTAACGATTTCTATAACGTGGAGCCCAGAATGGACTACGTCCCTCCGGAATACAGGGAGATTATACTGTCAGGAATTAGGGGAGAGACTACCCTGGAACAAATGAGGCGAGAACTCATATACCTGGTGAAAAACGAGTACAACTTACCCTTTAAGGAGTCGGCACTGCTTTAA
- a CDS encoding CBS domain-containing protein, whose amino-acid sequence MKVKTFMNANPPIVSPNDGLKEAFKKVNDRGLGRVIVAENLVKGILSTRDLLGVIMSFCPVSCTQADLYKMGVSPSSNYMTPNPFVVEEEMDSLDAITIMVTRNFGSLPVVNSVGRVVGLVTERDFLLMFQDLDNLFSVSNFVTPRVNRVFKETVLQEAVRLMLRRGFRRLPVVDEDEKVVGMITAADAVKVASKAVEKLEPEIFFSRRVKDVMKSPVITVEEDRSVNEAASILINKGVGSLLILDNEGRAKGIITERDLLIALHYQLHLPYAKLRGKVER is encoded by the coding sequence ATGAAAGTTAAAACGTTCATGAACGCAAATCCACCTATAGTGTCCCCAAATGACGGTCTAAAGGAGGCATTTAAGAAGGTTAACGATAGGGGGCTGGGGAGGGTCATAGTAGCTGAGAACTTAGTTAAGGGTATCCTTTCCACTAGGGATCTCCTCGGGGTAATCATGAGTTTCTGTCCAGTCTCTTGCACTCAGGCTGACCTCTATAAGATGGGTGTCTCCCCCTCTTCCAACTACATGACCCCAAACCCGTTCGTAGTGGAGGAGGAGATGGACTCCCTTGATGCTATAACCATTATGGTGACTAGGAATTTTGGTTCCTTGCCTGTGGTGAACTCGGTTGGCAGGGTCGTTGGCCTTGTCACGGAGCGCGACTTCCTTCTCATGTTCCAGGACCTCGACAACCTATTTTCTGTCTCTAACTTCGTCACTCCAAGGGTAAACAGGGTCTTCAAGGAGACCGTGTTACAGGAAGCTGTAAGGCTCATGTTGCGTAGAGGGTTCAGGAGACTACCTGTGGTAGATGAGGACGAGAAGGTTGTGGGCATGATCACGGCCGCGGACGCTGTTAAGGTAGCCTCCAAGGCTGTTGAAAAGCTTGAGCCAGAGATATTCTTCTCCAGGAGGGTGAAGGACGTTATGAAGTCTCCAGTGATAACTGTGGAGGAGGATAGGTCGGTGAACGAAGCGGCCTCAATCCTTATTAATAAGGGCGTAGGATCCCTGCTTATCCTGGATAATGAGGGAAGAGCTAAGGGGATAATAACCGAGAGGGATCTCCTCATAGCCCTACACTATCAACTCCACCTGCCCTACGCGAAGTTGAGGGGAAAGGTAGAGCGCTAA
- a CDS encoding 3-isopropylmalate dehydratase small subunit has protein sequence MIVEGPVLKYGDKIDTDIIIPARHLKYTDPAYLAQHAMEPIDPEFYKKASKGVIIVAGKVFGMGSSREQAAIALKAAGVKVVIAESFARIFYRNCINNGLPLITLPNATKEINEGDIVKVNVETGEVQVNGRTLKGKGISGMALDILKSGGIMEYLKKVSA, from the coding sequence ATGATAGTAGAGGGTCCGGTTCTTAAGTATGGTGACAAGATAGACACTGATATTATCATCCCAGCTCGTCATCTGAAGTATACCGACCCGGCCTATCTAGCACAGCATGCTATGGAGCCCATCGACCCGGAGTTTTATAAGAAGGCTTCAAAGGGAGTAATTATAGTAGCTGGGAAAGTCTTTGGTATGGGCTCGTCAAGGGAGCAAGCTGCCATAGCCCTAAAAGCCGCGGGGGTGAAAGTAGTTATAGCGGAGAGCTTTGCGAGGATATTCTACAGGAACTGTATTAACAACGGTCTTCCCCTCATAACGTTGCCCAACGCGACAAAGGAGATCAATGAGGGAGACATTGTAAAGGTGAACGTCGAGACCGGTGAAGTCCAGGTTAACGGAAGGACTCTGAAGGGGAAGGGAATTTCTGGAATGGCCTTGGATATCTTGAAGTCTGGAGGCATAATGGAATATTTGAAGAAAGTTTCGGCTTGA